The Malus sylvestris chromosome 12, drMalSylv7.2, whole genome shotgun sequence genome contains a region encoding:
- the LOC126594495 gene encoding uncharacterized protein LOC126594495, producing MSESKSKVDSLREWVVEHKLRAVGLLWLSGITGSIAYNWSQPGMKTSVRIIHARLHAQALTLAALAGAAVVEYYDHKTGAKHDKYAKYFPIEDFNKDSN from the exons ATGTCGGAATCCAAGAGCAAGGTCGATTCTCTCAGGGAATGGGTTGTCGAGCACAAGCTTCGAGCTGTTG GTCTTCTATGGCTCAGTGGAATTACGGGTTCGATAGCTTATAACTGGTCTCAGCCCGGCATGAAGACCAGTGTGAGGATCATCCACGCCAG GTTGCATGCACAGGCTCTAACGCTCGCCGCATTAGCTGGTGCAGCAGTGGTGGAGTACTATGACCACAAAACTGGAGCAAAGCACGACAAATACGCCAAGTACTTCCCAATTGAGGACTTTAACAAGGATTCCAattga